Proteins from a genomic interval of Salvelinus alpinus chromosome 7, SLU_Salpinus.1, whole genome shotgun sequence:
- the LOC139581950 gene encoding trichohyalin-like: MRLELEMRLELEVRLELEVRLELVMRLELEVRLELEMRLELEMRLELEVRLELEMRLELEMRLELEVRLELEMRLELVMRLELEVRLELEMRLELEMRLELEVRLELEMRLELVMRLELEVRLELEMRLELEMRLELEVRLELEMRLELEMRLELEMRLELEMRLELEMRLELEMRLELEMRLELEMRLELEMRLELEMRLELEMRLELEVRLELVMRLELEMRLELEVRLELEVRLELEVRLELEVRLELEMRLELEMRLELEVRLEVRLELEMRLELEVRLELEMRLELEVRLELEVRLELEVRLELELMN; the protein is encoded by the coding sequence ATGAGACTAGAGCTAGAGATGAGACTAGAGCTAGAGGTGAGACTAGAGCTAGAGGTGAGACTAGAGCTAGTGATGAGACTAGAGCTAGAGGTGAGACTAGAGCTAGAGATGAGACTAGAGCTAGAGATGAGACTAGAGCTAGAGGTGAGACTAGAGCTAGAGATGAGACTAGAGCTAGAGATGAGACTAGAGCTAGAGGTGAGACTAGAGCTAGAGATGAGACTAGAGCTAGTGATGAGACTAGAGCTAGAGGTGAGACTAGAGCTAGAGATGAGACTAGAGCTAGAGATGAGACTAGAGCTAGAGGTGAGACTAGAGCTAGAGATGAGACTAGAGCTAGTGATGAGACTAGAGCTAGAGGTGAGACTAGAGCTAGAGATGAGACTAGAGCTAGAGATGAGACTAGAGCTAGAGGTGAGACTAGAGCTAGAGATGAGACTAGAGCTAGAGATGAGACTAGAGCTAGAGATGAGACTAGAGCTAGAGATGAGACTAGAGCTAGAGATGAGACTAGAGCTAGAGATGAGACTAGAGCTAGAGATGAGACTAGAGCTAGAGATGAGACTAGAGCTAGAGATGAGACTAGAGCTAGAGATGAGACTAGAGCTAGAGATGAGACTAGAGCTAGAGGTGAGACTAGAGCTAGTGATGAGACTAGAGCTAGAGATGAGACTAGAGCTAGAGGTGAGACTAGAGCTAGAGGTGAGACTAGAGCTAGAGGTGAGACTAGAGCTAGAGGTGAGACTAGAGCTAGAGATGAGACTAGAGCTAGAGATGAGACTAGAGCTAGAGGTGAGACTAGAGGTGAGACTAGAGCTAGAGATGAGACTAGAGCTAGAGGTGAGACTAGAGCTAGAGATGAGACTAGAGCTAGAGGTGAGACTAGAGCTAGAGGTGAGACTAGAGCTAGAGGTGAGACTAGAGCTAGAGTTAATGAATTAA